From the genome of Denticeps clupeoides chromosome 4, fDenClu1.1, whole genome shotgun sequence, one region includes:
- the acsm3 gene encoding acyl-coenzyme A synthetase ACSM3, mitochondrial isoform X2 — translation MLLQNMTALKSLGRRVASVHQFRPIRCGPSQTRQKTSAPQNFPSYESLRQMYDPEVPEYFNFARDVLDAWEAKEKSGEKVQSTALWWVNEAGRQIKWSFEELGFHSRRLANVLSGECQLQRGDRVLLILPRIPEWWLVNVACLRTGTIVIPGTSQLTERDILHRLQVSKAKCVITDDSVAPMLDSVAPECSFLKSKLLVSGKKREGWRDFGELLRNHSCSHECVNTRSDEAMTIFFTSGTTGSPKMTQHSHCSFGIGLTVNGRYWLDLTEKDVLWNTSDTGWAKSAWSSVFAPWIQGACVFVNHMPRFDTSTVLKTLSSYPITTFCTAPTAYRMLVQEDISRYTFSNLQHCLCAGEPINPEVMEKWKQMTGLDIYEGYGQTETVLIAGTFKGMKIKPGSFGKPSPAYDVQLVDDLGNIVPQGKEGNIAIRVKPHKPFSLFTKYTDDAQRTADCYKGDFYLTGDKGVMDEEGYLWFVGRADDVILSAGYRIGPFEVENALIEHDAVAESAVVSSPDPLRGEVVKAFVVLTAEYKTRNKDELRAEIQKHVKKVTAPYKYPRKIEFVDHLPKTVSGKIRRVELRNKEWGKS, via the exons ATGCTTTTGCAGAACATGACAGCGCTGAAGTCTCTTGGCCGCCGCGTCGCTTCTGTGCACCAGTTCAGACCAATTCGCTGCGGACCCAGTCAAACTCGACAGAAGACGTCCGCTCCTCAGAACTTCCCTTCATACGAGAGCCTTCGACAGATGTACGACCCGGAGGTCCCTGAATATTTCAACTTTGCAAGAGATGTGCTGGACGCGTGGGAGGCGAAAGAAAAG AGTGGAGAAAAGGTCCAAAGCACTGCGCTCTGGTGGGTAAATGAAGCAGGGCGCCAGATTAAATGGAGTTTTGAGGAACTCGGCTTCCATTCCAGAAGACTTGCTAATGTTCTCTCAGGAGAGTGCCAGCTGCAGCGAGGAGACAGAGTTCTCCTAATTCTTCCCAGAATCCCTGAGTGGTGGCTGGTGAACGTTGCATGTCTCAGGACGG gTACAATTGTTATACCTGGGACTTCTCAGCTCACAGAACGGGACATCCTACACAGACTACAGGTTTCCAAAGCCAAATGTGTGATCACTGATGACTCTGTGGCACCCATGCTGGATTCTGTGGCTCCAGAATGTTCCTTTCTGAAATCGAAGCTCCTTGTGTCAGGCAAAAAGAGAGAAGGTTGGAGGGACTTTGGAGAACTTTTAAG GAATCACTCATGCAGCCACGAATGTGTGAACACGAGAAGTGATGAGGCCATGACCATATTCTTCACCAGCGGAACAACAGGCTCACCTAAAATGACTCAACACAGTCACTGTAGTTTTGGGATTGGTCTCACTGTCAATGGAAG GTACTGGTTGGACCTGACTGAGAAAGATGTGCTGTGGAATACCTCAGACACTGGCTGGGCCAAGTCTGCCTGGAGCAGTGTCTTTGCCCCCTGGATTCAGGgagcgtgtgtgtttgtcaatCACATGCCACGCTTTGACACTTCTACAGTACTAAAG aCTCTTTCCAGCTATCCCATCACCACTTTCTGCACTGCTCCAACTGCATATCGGATGCTGGTGCAGGAAGATATTTCCAG GTATACATTTTCGAATCTCCAACACTGCTTATGTGCTGGAGAACCCATTAACCCTGAAGTGATGGAGAAGTGGAAGCAAATGACTGGTCTAGATATCTATGAAGGATATGGACAAACTGAGACT GTTTTGATAGCTGGTACATTCAAAGGAATGAAAATCAAGCCTGGGTCTTTTGGCAAGCCATCTCCAGCATATGATGTGCAG cttgtGGATGACCTTGGGAACATTGTGCCCCAGGGAAAAGAGGGGAATATTGCAATACGAGTGAAACCCCACAAACCATTCTCGCTCTTCACCAAGTACACG GATGATGCTCAAAGAACGGCTGACTGCTATAAAGGAGACTTTTACCTGACGGGAGATAAAGGAGTGATGGATGAGGAAGGGTACCTGTGGTTCGTGGGGAGGGCAGATGACGTGATCCTCTCTGCAGG GTACCGGATAGGGCCGTTTGAGGTGGAAAATGCTCTAATTGAACATGATGCTGTGGCCGAATCAGCTGTGGTTAGCAGCCCAGACCCACTGAGGGGAGAG GTGGTTAAGGCCTTTGTTGTGCTGACAGCCGAATATAAAACCAGGAACAAGGATGAGCTCAGAGCAGAGATCCAGAAACATGTGAAGAAAGTCACAGCGCCTTATAAATACCCACGCAAG ATTGAATTTGTGGATCATCTTCCGAAGACCGTGAGTGGTAAAATCCGAAGAGTTGAACTTCGGAACAAAGAGTGGGGGAAAAGTTAA
- the acsm3 gene encoding acyl-coenzyme A synthetase ACSM3, mitochondrial isoform X3: MLLQNMTALKSLGRRVASVHQFRPIRCGPSQTRQKTSAPQNFPSYESLRQMYDPEVPEYFNFARDVLDAWEAKEKSGEKVQSTALWWVNEAGRQIKWSFEELGFHSRRLANVLSGECQLQRGDRVLLILPRIPEWWLVNVACLRTGTIVIPGTSQLTERDILHRLQVSKAKCVITDDSVAPMLDSVAPECSFLKSKLLVSGKKREGWRDFGELLRNHSCSHECVNTRSDEAMTIFFTSGTTGSPKMTQHSHCSFGIGLTVNGRYWLDLTEKDVLWNTSDTGWAKSAWSSVFAPWIQGACVFVNHMPRFDTSTVLKTLSSYPITTFCTAPTAYRMLVQEDISRYTFSNLQHCLCAGEPINPEVMEKWKQMTGLDIYEGYGQTETVLIAGTFKGMKIKPGSFGKPSPAYDVQLVDDLGNIVPQGKEGNIAIRVKPHKPFSLFTKYTDDAQRTADCYKGDFYLTGDKGVMDEEGYLWFVGRADDVILSAGYRIGPFEVENALIEHDAVAESAVVSSPDPLRGEVVKAFVVLTAEYKTRNKDELRAEIQKHVKKVTAPYKYPRKPSVLLGSLLESVR; this comes from the exons ATGCTTTTGCAGAACATGACAGCGCTGAAGTCTCTTGGCCGCCGCGTCGCTTCTGTGCACCAGTTCAGACCAATTCGCTGCGGACCCAGTCAAACTCGACAGAAGACGTCCGCTCCTCAGAACTTCCCTTCATACGAGAGCCTTCGACAGATGTACGACCCGGAGGTCCCTGAATATTTCAACTTTGCAAGAGATGTGCTGGACGCGTGGGAGGCGAAAGAAAAG AGTGGAGAAAAGGTCCAAAGCACTGCGCTCTGGTGGGTAAATGAAGCAGGGCGCCAGATTAAATGGAGTTTTGAGGAACTCGGCTTCCATTCCAGAAGACTTGCTAATGTTCTCTCAGGAGAGTGCCAGCTGCAGCGAGGAGACAGAGTTCTCCTAATTCTTCCCAGAATCCCTGAGTGGTGGCTGGTGAACGTTGCATGTCTCAGGACGG gTACAATTGTTATACCTGGGACTTCTCAGCTCACAGAACGGGACATCCTACACAGACTACAGGTTTCCAAAGCCAAATGTGTGATCACTGATGACTCTGTGGCACCCATGCTGGATTCTGTGGCTCCAGAATGTTCCTTTCTGAAATCGAAGCTCCTTGTGTCAGGCAAAAAGAGAGAAGGTTGGAGGGACTTTGGAGAACTTTTAAG GAATCACTCATGCAGCCACGAATGTGTGAACACGAGAAGTGATGAGGCCATGACCATATTCTTCACCAGCGGAACAACAGGCTCACCTAAAATGACTCAACACAGTCACTGTAGTTTTGGGATTGGTCTCACTGTCAATGGAAG GTACTGGTTGGACCTGACTGAGAAAGATGTGCTGTGGAATACCTCAGACACTGGCTGGGCCAAGTCTGCCTGGAGCAGTGTCTTTGCCCCCTGGATTCAGGgagcgtgtgtgtttgtcaatCACATGCCACGCTTTGACACTTCTACAGTACTAAAG aCTCTTTCCAGCTATCCCATCACCACTTTCTGCACTGCTCCAACTGCATATCGGATGCTGGTGCAGGAAGATATTTCCAG GTATACATTTTCGAATCTCCAACACTGCTTATGTGCTGGAGAACCCATTAACCCTGAAGTGATGGAGAAGTGGAAGCAAATGACTGGTCTAGATATCTATGAAGGATATGGACAAACTGAGACT GTTTTGATAGCTGGTACATTCAAAGGAATGAAAATCAAGCCTGGGTCTTTTGGCAAGCCATCTCCAGCATATGATGTGCAG cttgtGGATGACCTTGGGAACATTGTGCCCCAGGGAAAAGAGGGGAATATTGCAATACGAGTGAAACCCCACAAACCATTCTCGCTCTTCACCAAGTACACG GATGATGCTCAAAGAACGGCTGACTGCTATAAAGGAGACTTTTACCTGACGGGAGATAAAGGAGTGATGGATGAGGAAGGGTACCTGTGGTTCGTGGGGAGGGCAGATGACGTGATCCTCTCTGCAGG GTACCGGATAGGGCCGTTTGAGGTGGAAAATGCTCTAATTGAACATGATGCTGTGGCCGAATCAGCTGTGGTTAGCAGCCCAGACCCACTGAGGGGAGAG GTGGTTAAGGCCTTTGTTGTGCTGACAGCCGAATATAAAACCAGGAACAAGGATGAGCTCAGAGCAGAGATCCAGAAACATGTGAAGAAAGTCACAGCGCCTTATAAATACCCACGCAAG CCGAGTGTGCTGCTTGGCTCGCTTCTGGAATCAGTTCGATAA
- the acsm3 gene encoding acyl-coenzyme A synthetase ACSM3, mitochondrial isoform X1: MLLQNMTALKSLGRRVASVHQFRPIRCGPSQTRQKTSAPQNFPSYESLRQMYDPEVPEYFNFARDVLDAWEAKEKSGEKVQSTALWWVNEAGRQIKWSFEELGFHSRRLANVLSGECQLQRGDRVLLILPRIPEWWLVNVACLRTGTIVIPGTSQLTERDILHRLQVSKAKCVITDDSVAPMLDSVAPECSFLKSKLLVSGKKREGWRDFGELLRNHSCSHECVNTRSDEAMTIFFTSGTTGSPKMTQHSHCSFGIGLTVNGRYWLDLTEKDVLWNTSDTGWAKSAWSSVFAPWIQGACVFVNHMPRFDTSTVLKTLSSYPITTFCTAPTAYRMLVQEDISRYTFSNLQHCLCAGEPINPEVMEKWKQMTGLDIYEGYGQTETVLIAGTFKGMKIKPGSFGKPSPAYDVQLVDDLGNIVPQGKEGNIAIRVKPHKPFSLFTKYTDDAQRTADCYKGDFYLTGDKGVMDEEGYLWFVGRADDVILSAGYRIGPFEVENALIEHDAVAESAVVSSPDPLRGEVVKAFVVLTAEYKTRNKDELRAEIQKHVKKVTAPYKYPRKAGIPALDWGSSIQASPETAHLPQSHIGRTPPCHQLPGCLQWGGNSETDGSPPGGDHRSSSEQPA, from the exons ATGCTTTTGCAGAACATGACAGCGCTGAAGTCTCTTGGCCGCCGCGTCGCTTCTGTGCACCAGTTCAGACCAATTCGCTGCGGACCCAGTCAAACTCGACAGAAGACGTCCGCTCCTCAGAACTTCCCTTCATACGAGAGCCTTCGACAGATGTACGACCCGGAGGTCCCTGAATATTTCAACTTTGCAAGAGATGTGCTGGACGCGTGGGAGGCGAAAGAAAAG AGTGGAGAAAAGGTCCAAAGCACTGCGCTCTGGTGGGTAAATGAAGCAGGGCGCCAGATTAAATGGAGTTTTGAGGAACTCGGCTTCCATTCCAGAAGACTTGCTAATGTTCTCTCAGGAGAGTGCCAGCTGCAGCGAGGAGACAGAGTTCTCCTAATTCTTCCCAGAATCCCTGAGTGGTGGCTGGTGAACGTTGCATGTCTCAGGACGG gTACAATTGTTATACCTGGGACTTCTCAGCTCACAGAACGGGACATCCTACACAGACTACAGGTTTCCAAAGCCAAATGTGTGATCACTGATGACTCTGTGGCACCCATGCTGGATTCTGTGGCTCCAGAATGTTCCTTTCTGAAATCGAAGCTCCTTGTGTCAGGCAAAAAGAGAGAAGGTTGGAGGGACTTTGGAGAACTTTTAAG GAATCACTCATGCAGCCACGAATGTGTGAACACGAGAAGTGATGAGGCCATGACCATATTCTTCACCAGCGGAACAACAGGCTCACCTAAAATGACTCAACACAGTCACTGTAGTTTTGGGATTGGTCTCACTGTCAATGGAAG GTACTGGTTGGACCTGACTGAGAAAGATGTGCTGTGGAATACCTCAGACACTGGCTGGGCCAAGTCTGCCTGGAGCAGTGTCTTTGCCCCCTGGATTCAGGgagcgtgtgtgtttgtcaatCACATGCCACGCTTTGACACTTCTACAGTACTAAAG aCTCTTTCCAGCTATCCCATCACCACTTTCTGCACTGCTCCAACTGCATATCGGATGCTGGTGCAGGAAGATATTTCCAG GTATACATTTTCGAATCTCCAACACTGCTTATGTGCTGGAGAACCCATTAACCCTGAAGTGATGGAGAAGTGGAAGCAAATGACTGGTCTAGATATCTATGAAGGATATGGACAAACTGAGACT GTTTTGATAGCTGGTACATTCAAAGGAATGAAAATCAAGCCTGGGTCTTTTGGCAAGCCATCTCCAGCATATGATGTGCAG cttgtGGATGACCTTGGGAACATTGTGCCCCAGGGAAAAGAGGGGAATATTGCAATACGAGTGAAACCCCACAAACCATTCTCGCTCTTCACCAAGTACACG GATGATGCTCAAAGAACGGCTGACTGCTATAAAGGAGACTTTTACCTGACGGGAGATAAAGGAGTGATGGATGAGGAAGGGTACCTGTGGTTCGTGGGGAGGGCAGATGACGTGATCCTCTCTGCAGG GTACCGGATAGGGCCGTTTGAGGTGGAAAATGCTCTAATTGAACATGATGCTGTGGCCGAATCAGCTGTGGTTAGCAGCCCAGACCCACTGAGGGGAGAG GTGGTTAAGGCCTTTGTTGTGCTGACAGCCGAATATAAAACCAGGAACAAGGATGAGCTCAGAGCAGAGATCCAGAAACATGTGAAGAAAGTCACAGCGCCTTATAAATACCCACGCAAG GCAGGAATACCAGCCCTGGACTGGGGTTCGTCCATCCAAGCCAGTCCGGAAACGGCCCACCTGCCTCAGTCCCACATCGGACGAACCCCCCCCTGCCACCAGCTACCAGGCTGCCTTCAGTGGGGGGGAAACTCAGAAACAGATGGTTCCCCCCCAGGTGGAGACCACAGGTCCTCTTCAGAACAACCAGCCTGA